From the genome of Varibaculum prostatecancerukia, one region includes:
- a CDS encoding PQQ-binding-like beta-propeller repeat protein, with amino-acid sequence MARATRIKRRLFRLVILILTLALVAIIAGGTFLWLRYSSRQAQATGYFKNKPVLQADFQASAYHVNSFIPLLGQQNLVEPVSYGDYRVAAGVTGSGSAVIMQLAEDGTSAWSVDLGAPLVTCAQQAIGDSEEENRFLPCLYQSGNGSGVALVDLKMGTANWVWESVDPYVNIGTTDSQIVLVGEDLSLLRISQTGEHLSEGLMSQKASDTQLQPDLTACSLDDQPTEQAPENFELFSDSLWMIGHNGINYLINPETNQIQVASPGRLIRNSDDTAWALSTDDGCVRSFYIQPQRAHIAPLPKGTTVPTDNTGHLLNMVQKGGKLFQMDWETSRSLRAVFTESDFKLGSETQILPTKKFLYIASGGQLGCYSRQDGKRLWEFSENPDTLRLHQDILLYTTDQGELKAVSSADGITLWSLTDSAGIKFPPIRDDKQLHTFSPQSFKTWGQQNDENQGVAKGAANPMNKAKPGLNFPVDSCIRVRDVSGSGSSYQVQFDRVSCKLKGAEKVIRVIDTGEVERGKPAKDYMDKCLDDPAATSAITVTSAIADPKISALCTGKAENAEKEPNQRGGQPRTGTTQVSER; translated from the coding sequence GTGGCTCGCGCGACGCGAATAAAACGCCGACTCTTCCGGCTGGTCATTCTAATCCTCACCCTGGCTTTAGTGGCGATAATTGCCGGGGGAACTTTTTTATGGCTACGTTACAGCTCCCGCCAAGCACAAGCTACTGGTTACTTCAAAAATAAACCGGTTTTACAGGCGGATTTCCAAGCCAGCGCCTACCACGTAAACTCGTTCATACCCCTGCTTGGCCAGCAGAATTTAGTAGAACCGGTAAGCTATGGAGATTACCGCGTTGCCGCAGGTGTCACCGGCTCTGGCAGCGCAGTTATTATGCAACTAGCTGAGGACGGCACTTCCGCCTGGTCAGTTGATTTAGGAGCTCCTCTGGTGACCTGCGCCCAGCAAGCCATCGGGGATTCCGAGGAAGAAAATCGCTTTTTACCCTGCCTTTATCAATCTGGCAACGGCTCCGGGGTCGCACTCGTGGATCTGAAAATGGGGACTGCCAATTGGGTATGGGAATCAGTAGATCCCTACGTCAACATCGGCACCACCGACTCCCAGATTGTACTGGTAGGCGAAGATCTTTCCTTACTGCGAATATCGCAGACCGGTGAACACCTATCGGAAGGATTAATGTCCCAGAAGGCCTCCGATACCCAGTTGCAGCCTGATTTAACTGCTTGTTCCCTCGATGATCAACCTACTGAACAGGCTCCGGAAAATTTTGAACTTTTTTCCGATTCCCTATGGATGATCGGGCATAACGGGATTAATTACCTGATTAATCCGGAAACTAATCAGATCCAAGTTGCCAGTCCCGGGCGTCTTATCCGCAATTCCGACGACACTGCGTGGGCGCTAAGCACTGATGACGGATGCGTACGCTCGTTCTATATTCAGCCACAACGTGCTCATATCGCTCCCCTCCCCAAAGGCACCACGGTCCCTACCGATAACACCGGACATCTTTTAAATATGGTGCAAAAAGGAGGAAAGCTGTTCCAGATGGATTGGGAAACATCCCGATCTTTGCGGGCTGTTTTTACCGAATCCGACTTCAAGCTGGGAAGTGAAACCCAGATTTTACCGACCAAAAAGTTTTTATATATAGCTAGCGGCGGACAGTTGGGGTGCTATTCCAGACAGGATGGGAAACGGCTCTGGGAATTCAGCGAAAACCCGGATACTTTACGTTTGCATCAAGACATCTTGCTCTACACCACTGACCAGGGCGAGCTGAAAGCAGTATCGAGCGCCGATGGAATCACCTTGTGGTCTCTTACCGATTCCGCTGGCATTAAATTCCCGCCCATCCGGGATGATAAGCAGCTACATACTTTTTCACCGCAATCATTTAAGACGTGGGGGCAACAAAACGATGAGAATCAAGGTGTCGCCAAGGGTGCGGCTAACCCCATGAACAAAGCGAAACCTGGTCTTAATTTCCCGGTTGATTCCTGTATTCGGGTGCGCGATGTCAGCGGTTCCGGCAGCTCCTATCAGGTTCAATTCGACCGGGTGTCCTGCAAGCTGAAAGGTGCCGAAAAGGTTATCCGGGTTATTGATACCGGGGAGGTCGAGCGTGGGAAACCGGCGAAAGATTATATGGATAAATGCCTGGATGACCCCGCAGCCACCAGTGCTATTACCGTAACCAGCGCCATCGCTGATCCAAAAATCTCTGCCCTATGCACCGGTAAAGCAGAAAACGCTGAAAAAGAACCTAATCAGCGAGGTGGTCAGCCAAGAACTGGCACCACACAGGTTTCGGAACGCTGA
- a CDS encoding thiamine ABC transporter substrate-binding protein, protein MRKFARFTATLAIGALALGLSGCGNDKSAAPTKGDSSTVTIVTNGSWTLGKESLAKAKAATGQEIKLVNGEESGTLDSKLILRKDSPLGDMAVGLTANNVVKVAKAGVIAPSKVKVPSSAEKYLNKEAEGALPLDRSDVCANYDIAYFKDHNLTVPETFDDLLKPEYKGLTVIENPAKSDTGLGMLLATVQQKGKDGYVKYWKDLMANGTKAVNTWDEAYNQEFTQGEGKGKFPIVMSYSSSPYWSVSEDGSSAPTANIAGTCYPAVEYGAVLKGAKNAAGAEKVLNWLYSEEGQSAIMSENITYPIDEQVKLDPKLEKFAPRPENDKQLDPVQIEQNRGEWIRQVQAVLG, encoded by the coding sequence ATGCGTAAATTCGCGCGATTTACCGCAACCTTAGCAATCGGAGCCTTAGCTCTGGGACTAAGTGGTTGTGGAAACGATAAAAGTGCCGCCCCTACCAAGGGTGATAGCAGCACGGTGACGATTGTTACCAATGGTAGCTGGACGCTGGGCAAAGAATCTTTGGCCAAAGCTAAAGCCGCTACCGGACAGGAAATTAAGCTGGTAAACGGGGAAGAATCAGGCACCCTCGATTCCAAATTGATCCTGCGTAAAGATTCTCCGCTGGGGGATATGGCGGTAGGATTGACCGCCAATAACGTAGTGAAGGTAGCTAAGGCCGGGGTGATTGCACCTTCGAAAGTAAAGGTTCCTAGCTCTGCGGAAAAATATTTGAATAAGGAGGCTGAGGGGGCGCTGCCTCTAGATCGCTCCGACGTATGCGCCAACTACGATATTGCCTATTTTAAAGATCATAATCTGACAGTGCCCGAAACCTTTGATGACCTACTGAAACCGGAATACAAGGGCTTGACGGTAATCGAGAATCCCGCCAAATCTGATACCGGATTGGGGATGCTACTGGCTACCGTGCAACAAAAGGGTAAAGACGGATACGTCAAGTACTGGAAAGACTTGATGGCTAATGGAACCAAAGCCGTAAATACCTGGGATGAAGCCTATAATCAAGAGTTTACCCAAGGCGAAGGAAAAGGAAAGTTCCCGATCGTGATGTCTTACTCCTCCTCCCCCTATTGGTCGGTTTCTGAGGACGGCAGTTCGGCTCCGACTGCCAATATCGCGGGTACCTGCTATCCGGCGGTCGAATATGGGGCGGTGCTCAAGGGCGCGAAGAACGCCGCTGGCGCCGAAAAGGTTTTGAACTGGCTTTACAGTGAGGAAGGTCAGAGCGCCATTATGAGTGAAAACATCACCTACCCCATTGATGAGCAAGTAAAACTAGATCCGAAGCTAGAGAAGTTCGCTCCCCGTCCTGAAAACGATAAGCAACTTGATCCGGTACAGATTGAGCAGAACCGTGGCGAGTGGATTCGCCAGGTACAGGCGGTACTGGGATAA
- a CDS encoding ABC transporter ATP-binding protein yields MDGLAISQARVQYGQVEAVKDLTIEVPLGTVTALLGPSGCGKSSLLRAIAGLEPLAAGTISWRGRNMEQVPVHQRRFGMMFQDGQLFPSRNVSGNIAYGIAHLPKTQRRKKVKELLDNVGLSGYEDRSIDTLSGGQAQRVALARCLAPQPELLLLDEPLSALDRALREELVITLRQIIRDLELTVVYVTHDQDEAFSLADQIVIMDQGEILAANSAEEIWEAPGSQAAASFLGYRPFLSAGAAAKFGIEIGEGEQLAIAPGGLKMCPAGQGIAATARDLRVRRGKYLAEVSWQQDSEEYAGQAESGLGLHLSKKQTQQEVGLQIQRSETCVVPVLG; encoded by the coding sequence ATGGACGGCTTAGCTATTTCCCAGGCACGCGTGCAATATGGACAGGTCGAGGCGGTTAAAGATCTCACTATCGAGGTTCCGCTGGGTACGGTAACTGCGCTACTGGGACCTTCCGGGTGCGGAAAGTCCTCGCTACTGCGCGCGATTGCGGGACTGGAACCTTTAGCGGCAGGCACTATTTCTTGGCGAGGACGCAATATGGAGCAGGTGCCGGTGCATCAGCGTCGATTCGGAATGATGTTCCAAGATGGACAGCTTTTTCCCAGCCGAAATGTAAGTGGCAATATCGCCTATGGAATTGCGCATCTTCCCAAGACGCAAAGACGGAAAAAAGTTAAAGAACTGCTGGATAACGTAGGTTTGAGTGGCTATGAAGATCGTAGTATCGATACCCTTTCAGGTGGGCAAGCCCAGCGGGTCGCCTTAGCTCGTTGCCTCGCGCCGCAACCGGAACTGTTGCTTTTAGATGAGCCGCTCTCTGCCCTTGATAGGGCGCTACGGGAAGAACTGGTGATTACCCTGCGCCAGATTATTCGAGATTTAGAATTAACGGTTGTCTATGTAACCCACGACCAAGATGAAGCGTTTTCACTGGCAGACCAGATTGTAATTATGGATCAGGGAGAAATATTGGCCGCGAACAGCGCGGAAGAAATCTGGGAAGCTCCCGGATCTCAAGCCGCAGCCTCTTTCCTTGGATATCGTCCTTTTCTCAGTGCCGGAGCAGCTGCAAAGTTTGGGATTGAAATTGGAGAGGGTGAACAGCTGGCAATAGCGCCAGGAGGATTAAAGATGTGTCCGGCTGGACAGGGGATTGCGGCTACCGCCCGCGATTTACGGGTGCGGCGTGGAAAATATTTGGCGGAGGTTTCTTGGCAGCAGGATAGTGAAGAATACGCCGGACAGGCAGAGTCAGGATTGGGTTTGCACCTATCGAAAAAGCAAACCCAGCAAGAAGTAGGTTTGCAGATTCAGCGTTCCGAAACCTGTGTGGTGCCAGTTCTTGGCTGA
- a CDS encoding glycosyltransferase family 2 protein, translating into MHRDPGKQANPRVAVIIPAKDEAERIGTTVRAVKALPFVDLELIVVVDDGSSDDTQDIARQAGAVTVRHTVNRGKASSMETGAKVVAMRAVKGEDPPLLLFLDADLGETAAEAAPLIEPVIKGEADFTIAVLPRPAGAGGHGFVLGLSRWAIRRTTGWNPQAPLSGQRCLTTAAFQAAIPLAAGWGVETDMTISLLSKGFAVKEVPVNFKHRVSRRDFASQMHRLHQFIDVVKAISKLRARRVHIKKHRFFKVALKQKPGEVYRVPLGKGSES; encoded by the coding sequence ATGCATAGAGATCCAGGTAAACAGGCTAATCCGCGGGTTGCGGTAATTATTCCCGCCAAGGACGAGGCCGAACGAATCGGCACGACGGTTCGGGCAGTTAAAGCCCTCCCCTTTGTTGATCTGGAACTAATCGTAGTAGTAGATGACGGTTCCTCTGATGACACCCAAGATATTGCCCGTCAAGCAGGAGCCGTAACCGTGCGCCATACGGTTAACCGCGGCAAGGCTTCCTCGATGGAAACCGGAGCAAAAGTGGTGGCCATGCGGGCAGTCAAAGGGGAAGACCCGCCACTACTACTATTTTTAGACGCAGATCTAGGCGAAACTGCCGCCGAGGCTGCTCCACTGATAGAGCCGGTAATCAAGGGAGAAGCCGATTTTACAATCGCGGTATTGCCACGACCGGCAGGAGCAGGCGGGCACGGATTTGTGCTAGGACTTTCCAGGTGGGCAATTAGGCGCACTACCGGCTGGAATCCCCAGGCTCCGCTGTCGGGGCAACGTTGCCTAACTACTGCTGCTTTTCAAGCTGCTATACCTTTGGCTGCTGGCTGGGGGGTGGAAACCGATATGACTATCAGCCTGCTAAGTAAGGGATTTGCAGTTAAGGAAGTGCCAGTTAATTTCAAGCATCGTGTCAGCAGGCGGGATTTTGCATCGCAAATGCACCGTCTGCACCAGTTTATTGATGTTGTGAAAGCGATTTCTAAACTGCGGGCACGCAGAGTGCATATTAAGAAGCATAGGTTCTTTAAAGTGGCTTTAAAGCAAAAACCGGGGGAAGTTTACCGAGTTCCACTGGGTAAAGGTTCTGAAAGCTGA
- a CDS encoding ABC transporter permease, with translation MTSLSQRRILPPGRIFLVLAVGIPALFLGVCFFYPVLALAWLGVGQAGETGYFSTFWRVLSDSFTWRAIRDTLILALGGTFFSTLVGLPLAWVLYCLNFRFRTALRAAITIPFVLPTIGVAAAFKALLSEDGWLSALGLDGTFGAVILAMVFYNVSLIVRTVGPVWARLDHRAYQAARTLGAAPSRAFFTVTLPQLLGAIASAASLVFLYCSSSYSLVMILGGIGVVTLESQIYQTTSVDLDLAAAAVLALLQVVIVAAALAGSQHFQNKARVGVKLKTIESSRLAHGRQRFAVWAAAAVIIILIALPMAQVVARSFRRRGQWTLQNYLDLTRPDASILIDQPVINSLGVSLRAALIGAVVSTLLGALVAAVTSRNFRNPRMRRAAEIFDSINMLPLGVSSVVIGLGFLITLAAPPWNLADSPFLLPLAQALGASPLVIRLMRPMLQTINPKQREAAATLGARPSRIFLTIDGPYIWGAVVVAFGFAFAVCFGEFGAASFLVMPESLTLPVMIYKLSGSAGPAENGMAMAAAVILCLTCSLVMSAVEALRKRKVGEY, from the coding sequence TTGACCAGCCTCTCTCAGCGTCGAATCCTACCGCCGGGACGGATATTTCTCGTCCTGGCGGTAGGAATTCCTGCCCTTTTCCTGGGGGTCTGCTTTTTTTATCCGGTGCTGGCACTCGCCTGGCTGGGAGTAGGGCAGGCCGGAGAAACCGGCTATTTTTCTACCTTTTGGCGAGTTTTATCTGATTCCTTCACTTGGCGGGCGATCCGTGACACTCTCATCTTGGCGCTGGGGGGAACTTTCTTCTCTACCCTGGTGGGGTTGCCCCTCGCCTGGGTGCTCTACTGCCTAAATTTTCGCTTTAGAACCGCCCTACGCGCGGCAATAACCATTCCCTTTGTCCTGCCGACCATCGGGGTGGCCGCTGCTTTTAAGGCGCTTCTTTCCGAGGATGGTTGGCTGTCAGCTTTGGGGCTGGACGGCACCTTTGGAGCCGTCATTTTAGCGATGGTCTTCTACAATGTTTCTCTAATAGTGCGCACCGTGGGGCCAGTCTGGGCGCGCCTCGATCACCGTGCCTACCAGGCGGCACGCACCCTGGGAGCCGCGCCTAGCCGAGCGTTTTTCACCGTCACCTTGCCGCAGCTGCTAGGGGCAATTGCTTCGGCAGCTTCCCTAGTGTTTCTTTACTGTTCTTCGTCCTATTCATTGGTGATGATTCTGGGAGGAATCGGGGTCGTAACTTTAGAGAGTCAGATTTATCAAACCACCTCCGTTGATTTAGATTTAGCGGCGGCGGCAGTCCTAGCGCTCCTGCAGGTAGTGATAGTTGCGGCGGCGCTGGCTGGATCTCAACATTTTCAAAATAAGGCGCGCGTTGGGGTAAAGCTGAAGACTATTGAGAGCTCCCGGCTGGCTCACGGCAGACAACGCTTCGCGGTCTGGGCGGCCGCCGCAGTGATTATAATTCTGATAGCCCTGCCCATGGCGCAGGTAGTGGCGCGCTCATTTCGCCGACGCGGACAATGGACCCTGCAAAACTATCTCGACCTCACCCGCCCGGATGCCTCTATTTTGATAGATCAACCGGTAATCAACTCTTTAGGGGTGTCGCTGCGGGCAGCTCTTATCGGTGCGGTGGTTTCCACTTTATTAGGAGCCTTGGTAGCAGCGGTAACTTCCCGGAATTTTCGTAATCCGCGGATGCGGCGTGCCGCAGAAATTTTTGATTCCATAAATATGTTGCCGCTAGGGGTTTCCAGCGTGGTGATTGGTCTGGGATTCTTAATCACTTTAGCGGCTCCCCCTTGGAATCTGGCTGACAGCCCCTTCCTGCTGCCTTTAGCCCAAGCATTGGGAGCATCGCCGCTGGTAATCAGGTTAATGCGTCCGATGCTGCAAACTATCAACCCGAAGCAAAGAGAAGCCGCTGCCACCTTGGGGGCACGTCCTTCACGTATTTTCTTAACTATCGACGGCCCCTATATTTGGGGAGCTGTGGTAGTGGCTTTCGGCTTTGCTTTCGCGGTTTGTTTCGGTGAGTTTGGGGCCGCATCCTTCTTGGTGATGCCAGAATCCTTAACTTTGCCGGTGATGATTTATAAACTTTCTGGCAGCGCGGGACCTGCCGAAAATGGAATGGCGATGGCAGCGGCCGTGATTCTCTGCTTAACCTGTTCCCTGGTGATGAGCGCAGTAGAAGCTCTGCGAAAAAGAAAAGTTGGTGAATACTGA